A segment of the Allosaccharopolyspora coralli genome:
GCGAACCCGTGACCGCCAGAGGTCACGACCTCGCCGCGGTAGTGGACGTCGATGTCGTCCCATCGCGCGAACTCGGCCGACATCGCCCGATGGATCTGCTCGTCGGCGTGTTCGATGCCGCCGAGGGTCTCGTCGGAAAACACCACACCGAAACCGAAGGTGTCGTCGGCGGCGTTGCGTTCCCACACGGTGATCTCGTGGCGGGGGTCGAGCTGCCGCATCAGTGCGGCGAAGTACAACCCGCCCGGCCCCCCACCGACGCATGCGATGCGCATCCGGTTCCTTCCTCTCCGGCGACGACTGGGTGCCGGCGCGTGTGCTCAGCCCTGGTCGCGGAGCTTGAACCGCTGCACCTTGCCCGTCGGGGTACGCGGGAGAGCAGCGATGAACTCCACGACGCGCGGCGCCTTGTAGGGGGCGATGCGGCTCCGGACGAATTCCTGCAGCTCCGCTTCGGTCTCGCCGGTCACCGGGACCGTGTCGTCCAGCACCACGAAGGCTTTGACCGCCTGTCCGCGGACGGGATCCGGTACGCCGACGACCGCCGTCTCGGCGACGCCCGGCCAGTGCAGAACCGCCTCTTCGACCTCGGCGGCGGCGATGTTGTAGCCGGCCGAGACGATCAGGTCGTCGGCGCGGGAGCGGAACCAGAAGTAGCCGTCGCCGTCGCGAACGTAGGTGTCGCCGGTCAGGTTCCACCCGTTCCGCACGTAGTCGCGCTGGCGTTCGTCGGCGAGGTACCTGCATCCGACGGGACCACGCACCGCGAGCAACCCCGGTTCGCCGTCCGGCACGGCCGCACCGGTGACGTCCACGATCGACGCCGTGAAGCCGGGAACCGGTACGCCGGTGGCTCCGGGACGGACGTACTCGTCGGCGGCGGAGATGAAGATGTGCAACATCTCGGTCGCGCCGATCCCGTCGATCAGCCCGATGCCCGTCGCCCGATGCCATGCCCGCCAGGTGTCCGGGTCCAGGTGCTCACCGGCGGAGACGCATCGCCGTAGCGACGAGATGTCGGCGTGGTCGAGCGCGCCGAGCAGCCCGCGATACGCGGTGGGGGCGGTGAACAGCACGCTGACCCGATGCTCGCGGATCGCGCCCAGCAACGCGTCTCCGGTCGCCTTCTCCAGCAGGACACTCGCGGCACCCACACGCATCGGGAACACCACGAGCGCCCCGAGCCCGAACGTGAAAGCCAACGGCGGGCTGCCCGCGAACACGTCGTCCGGACCCGGCCGCAACACGTGCCGGGAGAACGTGTCCGCGATGGCGAGCACGTCGCGATGGAAGTGCATGCATCCCTTCGGGCGTCCGGTTGTCCCGGACGTGAAGGCGATGAGGCTCACGTCGTCGGCTGCCGTCTCCACCGCCGGGAATCCGGTTTCCTTCGCCGCAGAGCGGGTTTCGAGGTCGCCCGCCGCACCGCCGTAGGTCACGGTGCGCAGACCCTCGACCTCGGCGGCGTTGAGATCCTCGACGAACCGCGCGTCGCACACCGCGTGCGACACTCGTGCCAGCTCGGCGACGGTCGCGAGTTCTCCGCTGCGCAGAGCCGGAAGCACGGTCACCACGACGCCGCCCGCTTTCAGGATCGC
Coding sequences within it:
- a CDS encoding AMP-binding protein, whose product is MDLSPSAYVDTFARDNLPPVDQWPELTATLPELRYPQKVNCAVELLDHTVERLGRQRRCLVGTGGSWTYGEVQDEVDRVARVLVEDFGVVPGNRVLLRGPNSPYLVVCWLAILKAGGVVVTVLPALRSGELATVAELARVSHAVCDARFVEDLNAAEVEGLRTVTYGGAAGDLETRSAAKETGFPAVETAADDVSLIAFTSGTTGRPKGCMHFHRDVLAIADTFSRHVLRPGPDDVFAGSPPLAFTFGLGALVVFPMRVGAASVLLEKATGDALLGAIREHRVSVLFTAPTAYRGLLGALDHADISSLRRCVSAGEHLDPDTWRAWHRATGIGLIDGIGATEMLHIFISAADEYVRPGATGVPVPGFTASIVDVTGAAVPDGEPGLLAVRGPVGCRYLADERQRDYVRNGWNLTGDTYVRDGDGYFWFRSRADDLIVSAGYNIAAAEVEEAVLHWPGVAETAVVGVPDPVRGQAVKAFVVLDDTVPVTGETEAELQEFVRSRIAPYKAPRVVEFIAALPRTPTGKVQRFKLRDQG